In Periplaneta americana isolate PAMFEO1 chromosome 4, P.americana_PAMFEO1_priV1, whole genome shotgun sequence, one DNA window encodes the following:
- the LOC138698526 gene encoding epoxide hydrolase 4-like, with product MGIIGTIVVTLFVYSVALFAAAVAVARLCLSIALHPTRMFWRVRHRETAPECLTDPAYGVHGYVPIEGVKIHYVEKGDRSKPLMLFIHGFPEFWYSWRHQIKEFSKDYWTVAVDMRGYGDSDKPSGLENYRMSALVNDIKEIIEALGHEKCVLVAHDYGGAIAWNFVMTHPEMLESYIILDAPYSPSNLKIMTSNLYQFLKSWDVFFFQLPYLPEFMFRAYDLVRLKHLFRGSTPKSLSPVTEEDLKAYKYTFGKSGAFTPPINYFRANGFSLSPPKSKLKKDIEAPGLYMFGEHDGHYVYDHLWTAQNYIKNLKVKMVKGANHYVQQDDPEKVNSLIKDFLKQKKPKVETPVVVAAAS from the exons ATGGGGATCATAGGCACCATCGTCGTCACCCTGTTCGTGTACAGCGTGGCCCTCTTCGCGGCCGCTGTGGCCGTCGCCCGACTATGCCTCAGCATAGCTCTGCACCCAACGAGGATGTTCTGGAGGGTCCGGCATCGGGAGACTGCGCCCGAGTGCCTCACCGATCCCGCGTATGGCGTCCATGGCTACGTGCCGATTGAA GGAGTGAAAATCCACTACGTCGAGAAAGGTGACCGATCCAAACCGCTGATGCTATTCATCCACGGATTTCCTGAATTTTGGTATTCGTGGCGCCATCAAATAAAGGAATTTTCAAAAGATTACTG GACTGTGGCTGTGGACATGCGAGGATATGGAGACTCAGACAAACCATCTGGACTGGAGAATTACCGCATGTCTGCCCTTGTTAATGACATTAAGGAGATTATAGAGGCTCTCG GACATGAGAAGTGTGTTCTGGTAGCACACGACTATGGTGGCGCTATTGCTTGGAATTTTGTCATGACCCACCCAGAGATGCTGGAGAGCTACATTATCTTGGACGCACCCTACTCTCCATCAAACCTTAAGATCATGACTTCAAACTTGTACCAGTTCCTTAAGTCATG GGATGTGTTCTTCTTCCAACTGCCTTACCTGCCAGAATTCATGTTCAGAGCTTACGACTTGGTGAGACTGAAGCATCTGTTCAGAGGATCAACACCCAAATCACTGTCACCCGTCACAGAGGAAGACCTAAAGGCCTACAAGTACACTTTCGGAAAATCAG GCGCTTTCACACCACCCATTAACTACTTCAGAGCCAATGGTTTCTCTCTCTCGCCACCCAAATCAAAGCTGAAGAAGGACATTGAAGCACCTGGTCTGTACATGTTCGGGGAACACGATGGCCATTACGTGTATGATCACTTGTGGACTGCCCAGAACTACATCAAGAACCTGAAGGTGAAAATGGTTAAAGGTGCCAACCATTATGTGCAGCAAGATGATCCTGAGAAGGTGAACAGTCTAATCAAAGACTTCCTGAAACAGAAGAAGCCAAAG